The sequence below is a genomic window from Flagellimonas marinaquae.
TCTATTACCGGAAGGTTCCCAGGTCGTGCGCAACGTGACGATTGGGCGGGTCAAGCGAAGTTGTTAAACGATAAAAAATAATTATGGCATCAAAAGTTATACAAGCACTTTATACCGATGACGATGTGTTGATGCATGCCGTAAAAAAGGTTAGGGCAGAACACCATCATATAGAGGAGGTGTACACCCCGTTCCCTGTTCACGGTCTAGACAAAGCAATGGGATTGGCCGATACAAGAATCGCTATCACTTCATTCCTGTATGGATGTTTGGGATTGACCGTGGCCGTGGTTATGATGAACTTTATTATGATCGAGGATTGGCCACAGGATATTGGAGGTAAGCCAAGTTTTAGCTACCTGGAAAACATGCCGGCCTTTGTACCGATCATGTTCGAGCTTACCGTTTTCTTTGCAGCTCACTTAATGGTGATCACATTTTATCTTAGAAGTAGGATGTGGCCCTTTAAAAAGGCGGAGAACCCAGATAAAAGAACCACTGATGACCATTTTTTGATGGAACTAGGTGTTCACGATAACGAGAATGAACTTGCCGAGCTGTTATGGGAAACAGGAGCGGTAGAAGTAAAAGTTACAGAAAAGGAGTCTTAATAATATGAAGCAATTAGGTAAAATAAGTCTTGCTTTGGCCTTGGTACTGTTTGCAGCCTCTTGTGCAGATAAGAACAGTCCAAACTACCAATTCATGCCAAACATGTACGAAACCGTAGGGTACGAAACTTATCAAGGTGTTGATAATGGATTGTTTCCTGATGGAACAGAGGCCATGTTGCCCGTAGAGGGGACCATTAATAGAGGTTACATGCCCTACGAAATAGAAAACACTCCGGAAGGTAAAGAAATGGCAAGGTTGAACCCAAGTCCATTGGATTCGCTCAATAGTGAAAAGAATTTAGCAAGAGGCAAGGAGCTGTACGATATTTATTGTGCCATATGTCACGGAGCTAAAGGAGATGGTCAAGGAAACCTTGTAAAAAGAGAAAAAATATTGGGTGTTCCCAGCTATGCCGATGCAGCTAGAAACATTACTGTCGGAACTACATATCATGCCATTTATTACGGGTTGAACTCAATGGGTTCTTACGCCTCACAGTTCGCCAATGAAGAAGAAATGTGGCAAGTGTCCGAATATGTGATGAAATTAAAGGAAGACCTAACAAAATAATAGGATAAGAAGAAACTATGTATACCTTTTCAAACAAACTTAGACTTGGATCTTTCATAGCCATGGGGCTTGGATTTATTTTCCTAGTAATTGGTTTTGTATCTGCCCCATCAACGGTGGAGGAAGCCAAGGCCATGGTAGCAGTGCATGACGATGGTCATGGAGGAGGGCATGCAGAAGCAGCCGATGCCCATGGCGTAGCAGAAGGTCACGGAGCCGAAGCTGCACATGGAGAAACACACGATGCTTCTCACGATGAGCATTTGTTGCACCAGTTGCAAAACCGTCCATGGTCCGCACTTTACGTAGCAGCATTCTTTTTCTTTATGATTTCTTTGGGAGTATTGGCCTTTTACGCCATACAACGTGCTGCACAAGCAGGATGGTCCCCATTGCTCTTTAGGGTGATGGAGGGTATTACGGCATATCTTGTCCCCGGAGGTATCATTGTATTTGTAATATTATTGCTATCGGTATTGCACATGAACCACATGTTCGTATGGATGGATGCAGACACAGTGGCACACGATAAACTATTACAAGGCAAGGCGGGGTATTTGAACCCAACTTTCTTCTTGATAAGAGCAGCTATATTCTTAGGTGGATGGATTTTTTACCGTCAGTATTCCAGAAAATTGTCCTTGGCGCAAGATGAGTCGGACGATAACAGCAATTTTGTGAAGAATTTTAGATGGTCTGCCGCTTTCTTGGTATTCTATTTAATTTCTGAGTCCATGATGTCTTGGGATTGGATCATGAGCTTGGACCCACACTGGTTCAGTACCCTATTTGGATGGTATGTTTTTGCAAGTATGTTCGTATCCGGGATTACTGTTATTGCCATGGTAACCGTATACCTAAAATCAAAAGGATATCTAGAGCAAGTAAACGATAGTCATATCCACGATTTGGCCAAGTTTATGTTCGGTATCAGTATATTCTGGACGTACTTATGGTTCTCTCAGTTTATGCTTATTTGGTACGCGGATATACCAGAAGAGGTAACTTACTATATAGCCCGTTTCCAGGACTATAAACTGCCTTTCTTTGGAATGTTGGTTCTTAACTTTGTGTTCCCATTATTGGTTCTTATGAACAGCGACTATAAAAGGGTAAACTGGTTTGTTATCATGACGGGAATAGTGGTGCTGTTTGGGCACTATTTGGATATTTTTAATATGGTAATGCCTGCAACGGTAGGGGATCAATGGTATATTGGTCTTCCGGAAATAGGAGGTATTTTGTTCTTTGGAGGTTTGTTCGTTTACTGGGTGTTCACAGCGTTGACCAAAGCGCCATTACAACCCAAACGAAACCCATTTATTGAAGAGAGTAGACATTTTCATTATTAATACGATTTAAGTCTTAGATAGATATACGATGACTGCATTATTAACATTGACTGTTTTAGTATTGGTTGCGATTGCCATTTGGCAGATGACCAAGATTTTTGAATTATCGCAAACTAAAACAGAAAACGCTGAAATAGCCAACGATTCCGATAACAAGAACAATGGATACCTATTGTTTGCTTTTTTGATCTTTATCTATGGAATCACCATTTTCAGTTTTGCCAAGTATTCTAAAATGTTATTGCCCGAAGCGGCATCAGAGCACGGTGGTGAGTACGACCAATTGATGTGGGTCTCAATGGCCATAATTTTCTTTGTACAGACCATTACACAAGCTTTGTTGCATTACTTCGGATACAAGTACAGAGGGCAAAAGGGCAGAAAAGCACTCTTTTTTGCCGATAATGATAGACTGGAGTTTATCTGGACCATTATCCCGGTAATCGTATTGGCAGGTTTGATTCTGTGGGGTCTTTACACTTGGACCAATATCATGGATATTAACGAGGACGATGATCCGTTGATCGTTGAACTATACGCCCAGCAGTTTAACTGGACAGCCCGTTATGCCGGAGAGGATAACGTACTGGGTGATGCAAACGTACGCTTGATCGATATAGGTAAAGCAAATGTTTTAGGTTTGGACGAATCCGACCCCAATGCAGAGGACGATATTATTGTAAAGGAATTGCACTTGCCCGTTGGACGCAAAGTAAACATTAAAATGAGGTCTCAAGATGTATTGCACTCAGCATATATGCCGCACTTTAGAGCTCAGATGAACTGTGTGCCCGGTATGATCACACAATTCTCCTTCACACCTACGGTTACAACCGAAGAAATGCGCTTAAACCCGGATGTTGCGGACAAAGTAAAGCGAACCAATGCCCTTAGGGCAGAATGGGCTGCAGAAGGTAAGCCTAATTCGGACCCATGGGAGTTCGATTATGTTCTATTGTGCAATAAAATATGCGGAAAATCCCATTATAACATGCAGATGAAGATTATAGTGGAGACAGAAGAAGAGTACAATAAGTGGCTTGCCGAGCAAAAAACGTTCAAAGAAACTGTTATGGTGGACGAGAGCGGAGAGCAAGCATTCAACACCGAAGACGGCGAAGAAGTAGCTTTGGAAGAAACAACTTCGGTAGAGTAACAAGCAACAAAAAATAACAAAAAAAATTAATTGGAATATGTCTGAAGTAGCCCATGTAAGTCACGATGATCACCACGATGATCATGGACATCACCATAAGGAAACTTTCATTACAAAATACATTTTCAGTCAGGACCATAAGATGATATCCAAACAGTATCTCATCACTGGTCTAATTATGGGATTCATTGGTATAGCCATGTCATTGTTGTTTAGAATGCAATTGGCCTGGCCGGGTGAATCTTTCGGAATATTTGAAGCTGTTTTGGGGAAATGGGCCCCGGACGGTGTAATGGATGCCGATATTTATTTGGCATTGGTTACTATACACGGTACCCTAATGGTGTTCTTTGTACTCACACAGGGTCTTAGTGGTACGTTCAGTAACTTACTTATTCCATTACAAATCGGAGCAAGGGATATGGCTTCCGGATTTATGAACATGCTTTCTTACTGGATGTTCTTTGTTTCGTCCGTAATTATGATTATTTCTTTGTTTGTGGAAGCTGGACCGGCCGCTGCAGGTTGGACCATTTATCCACCATTGAGCGCACTGCCAATGGCCCAACCGGGTTCTGGTATGGGTATGACACTTTGGTTGGTTTCCATGGCAATATTCATCGCATCTTCACTTTTGGGATCTTTGAACTATATCGTAACGGTAATCAACCTTAGAACAAAAGGAATGTCGATGACACGTTTGCCATTAACAGTGTGGGCTTTCTTTGTAACTGCGATAATCGGTGTGGTATCATTCCCGGTATTGCTTTCTGCCGCTTT
It includes:
- a CDS encoding DUF3341 domain-containing protein, whose protein sequence is MASKVIQALYTDDDVLMHAVKKVRAEHHHIEEVYTPFPVHGLDKAMGLADTRIAITSFLYGCLGLTVAVVMMNFIMIEDWPQDIGGKPSFSYLENMPAFVPIMFELTVFFAAHLMVITFYLRSRMWPFKKAENPDKRTTDDHFLMELGVHDNENELAELLWETGAVEVKVTEKES
- a CDS encoding c-type cytochrome; this translates as MKQLGKISLALALVLFAASCADKNSPNYQFMPNMYETVGYETYQGVDNGLFPDGTEAMLPVEGTINRGYMPYEIENTPEGKEMARLNPSPLDSLNSEKNLARGKELYDIYCAICHGAKGDGQGNLVKREKILGVPSYADAARNITVGTTYHAIYYGLNSMGSYASQFANEEEMWQVSEYVMKLKEDLTK
- a CDS encoding cytochrome c oxidase subunit II; translation: MTALLTLTVLVLVAIAIWQMTKIFELSQTKTENAEIANDSDNKNNGYLLFAFLIFIYGITIFSFAKYSKMLLPEAASEHGGEYDQLMWVSMAIIFFVQTITQALLHYFGYKYRGQKGRKALFFADNDRLEFIWTIIPVIVLAGLILWGLYTWTNIMDINEDDDPLIVELYAQQFNWTARYAGEDNVLGDANVRLIDIGKANVLGLDESDPNAEDDIIVKELHLPVGRKVNIKMRSQDVLHSAYMPHFRAQMNCVPGMITQFSFTPTVTTEEMRLNPDVADKVKRTNALRAEWAAEGKPNSDPWEFDYVLLCNKICGKSHYNMQMKIIVETEEEYNKWLAEQKTFKETVMVDESGEQAFNTEDGEEVALEETTSVE
- a CDS encoding quinol:cytochrome C oxidoreductase — its product is MYTFSNKLRLGSFIAMGLGFIFLVIGFVSAPSTVEEAKAMVAVHDDGHGGGHAEAADAHGVAEGHGAEAAHGETHDASHDEHLLHQLQNRPWSALYVAAFFFFMISLGVLAFYAIQRAAQAGWSPLLFRVMEGITAYLVPGGIIVFVILLLSVLHMNHMFVWMDADTVAHDKLLQGKAGYLNPTFFLIRAAIFLGGWIFYRQYSRKLSLAQDESDDNSNFVKNFRWSAAFLVFYLISESMMSWDWIMSLDPHWFSTLFGWYVFASMFVSGITVIAMVTVYLKSKGYLEQVNDSHIHDLAKFMFGISIFWTYLWFSQFMLIWYADIPEEVTYYIARFQDYKLPFFGMLVLNFVFPLLVLMNSDYKRVNWFVIMTGIVVLFGHYLDIFNMVMPATVGDQWYIGLPEIGGILFFGGLFVYWVFTALTKAPLQPKRNPFIEESRHFHY